In Pseudomonas sp. FP1742, the DNA window AACCATCAGGTGCAGGACGAGCAGCGTTTTGCCGCGACCGTGGAAGAGGCGTTCAACACTGCCCGCAAGCGCATCTTCCAGCGGGCCTGGTTGATTACCCTGGTGATCCTGCTGGTGTTGGGTGCGGTCGGCGTGATGCTTTGGGTCGGCGGCATGGATGTCATCGCGGGGCGGATTTCCGCCGGTGAACTGGCGGCGTTTGTCTTTTACAGCCTGATCGTCGGCGGCGCTTTCGGCACATTGAGTGAAGTGATCGGCGAACTGCAGCGAGCGGCAGGGGCGGCCGAACGGATTGCCGAATTGCTGCGATCGGAAAACATTATCCAGCCACCGACCCATGGGCTGGTGACCTTGCCTGAACGGGTGAAAGGCGATCTGGAGCTGCGCGATGTGCGCTTTTCCTACCCGTCGCGTCCTGAAAGCTATGCTGTCGATGGCTTGAGTCTGACCATCAACGCCGGCGAAACCCTCGCATTGGTCGGGCCGTCCGGTGCGGGAAAATCGACGGTGTATGACCTGCTGTTGCGTTTTTACGACCCTGCCGAAGGATGCATCCTGCTGGACGGTGTGCCGCTGACACAACTCGATCCTCTGGATCTGCGCCGCTGCTTCGCCCTCGTCTCGCAAACCCCGGCGTTGTTCTTCGGCAGCATTGAAGAGAACATTCGTTATGGCCATCCGACGGCGACATCGGCGCAGGTCCAGGAGGCCGCGAAAATTGCCTACGCCCACGAATTCATCGAACAAATGCCCAATGGCTACCAGACCCACCTCGGAGACGCCGGGCTCGGTTTGTCCGGCGGGCAACGCCAACGCCTGGCCATCGCCCGGGCACTGTTGGTGGACGCGCCGATCCTGCTGCTGGACGAAGCCACCAGCGCCCTCGATGCACAGAGTGAACACCTGATCCAGCAAGCCCTGCCCAGCCTGATGAAAAACCGCACCACACTGGTCATCGCCCACCGGCTGGCCACGGTGAAAAACGCCGACAGGATCGCGGTGATGGATCAAGGAAAACTGGTGGCCGTGGGGACGCATCAGGAGTTGATTGCGAGCAACGCGCTGTATGCGCGATTGGCGGCGTTGCAGTTTAGTGATGGGCGCCATGCCCCAACCGACCAAGTAACTGACTAAGTAACCGACCAAGTAGAGCACCATAAAAAATGCCCGCATCAATCGATGCGGGCATTTTTGTCAGCGTCTCAAAGCTGGCTCATTGATCGTCAAAGTAACGTTCATGCCAATCCACCAGCGGCTGCGGTGAATTGAGCTTCTGGCCGTAGATCACCGAATATGACAGCACGTTCTGCACGTACTGGCGGGTTTCGTCGAACGGGATGCTTTCCACCCACACATCGAAGCTCAGGTGGTCGGCGCCGCGCAACCATTGACGCACGCGGCCGGGGCCGGCGTTGTAGGCGGCAGAGGCGAGCACGCGGTTGCCGTTGAACTGGCTGTGGACCTGGCTCAGATAAGCGGCGCCGAGCTGGATGTTTTTGTCCGGATCGAGCACTTGCTGTGGCGAGGCCAGGGGAATACTGAACTTGCGAGCGGTTTCCTTGGCAGTGCCGGGCATCAGTTGCATCAGGCCGCTGGCGCCAACGCCGGAACGGGCGTCGTCCATGAAGGCGCTTTCCTGACGAGTGATCGCGAACACCCAGCTCGAGTGCAGGCCACGGACCTTGGCTTCACGCACCAGGGTATCGCGGTGAGCCATCGGGAAGCGGATGTCCAGGTCGTCCCAGTACTGCGCCTGACTGATGGTGCGGATCGCCGGGAAATACCATTTCAGGTCGTAAGCCAGTTTCGCCTGGGCAACCATTTCATCACGGCTGAAGTGCCGGCTGACGTGGTACCACTCGCGTCGGCCGTCGACGATCTGCCCGCGTGCATGGAACTCCAGCGCGCGGCGCACACCTGGGGTATTGCGCACCTTGTTGATCAGCGCCTGGCTGAGCACCAGCGGCTTGTTGATCAGCGAATAGGGCGACTGCGAACGGTCGGCCGCCAGGAAACCGTAGAAGTCACGCTCGCGAGCCAGGCCCTTGTAAAGCGTTTGCGCTTGCGGATTCTGTGGCTGCGCCAGTTCCAGGCTGCGAGCCTGCCAGTAACGCCAGCGGTTGGTGGTGGCCAGGTCCTGAGGCAGGCGGCGGGTCAACTGATAGGCATCGTCCCATCGGGCCAGGCGCAACAGCAGGCGCAAGCGCCATTCGGAAACGGTGTTGTCCCGCAGTTCCGGGTCGTATTTGGTCATCACGTCCAGCGCGCGGCTGTCAAAACGACGTGCGAGGGTCAGGCCGATTTCCCGGGCAATCGCGACTTTCTCGTCCCGGGAGAAGTGCATGCTGCTGGCGTAGCCGTCGAGCAGGGCCATGGCCTTGTCCGGATCCTGACGGGCCAGGCGGCGCAAGCCGAGGCTGACGATGTCGGACATCGGCTCATCGGCCGGGATGAAGCGCGACGGCTGGTCCAGCAGCTCAGGTTTTTGCGCCACCTCCACCAGCAGACGGCCGCGCGGGGCGAGGGTCGTCAGGCCATTGATCAGGCTGTTGGCCAGCGGGTAGTTGCGGACGTGGGCAGCGAGCTTGGTGCGTTCCCAGCGTTTCTGTTCAGTCAGTTGACCATCGGCGGCCCACATGCCGAACACCGCGTCGCATGCCTCGGGCTGGGTTTTGCCGCTCAGCCAGAGTTTTTCGGCGTTGGCGTAGCCTTCGACCTTACGGTTATGGCTGATCAGATACTGCGCGTTCAGGCAGTCCAGTTCGGTGAAATTGAGCTTGGGGTCATAATATTTGACGAAGGTCGCCCAATCGCCGCGTTCGGCCAGCCAGCGCAGCCAGCGCAATTTCATCCAGTTGGCTTGGGGCAGGTCGCCGTGTTCGGCAAGGAAATTCTCGATTTCGGTGTTATCCGCGGTTTTCAGCCGCGCGGTCAGTTCGTCATAGGCCAGGTAGGGGGTC includes these proteins:
- a CDS encoding ABC transporter transmembrane domain-containing protein, with protein sequence MISMLSARHRRAIRLASRFIAPYRWPALGALLALIVTAGITLSMGQGIRLLVDQGFMTQSPHLLNQSIGLFMLLVIGLAIGTFVRFYLVSWIGERVVADIRRRVFNHLVYLHPGFYEDNRSSEIQSRLTADTTLLQSVIGSSLSLFLRNGLMVIGGIVLLFITNPKLTSIVVIALPLVVAPILIFGRRVRTLSRQSQDRVADIGSYVSETLSQIKTVQAYNHQVQDEQRFAATVEEAFNTARKRIFQRAWLITLVILLVLGAVGVMLWVGGMDVIAGRISAGELAAFVFYSLIVGGAFGTLSEVIGELQRAAGAAERIAELLRSENIIQPPTHGLVTLPERVKGDLELRDVRFSYPSRPESYAVDGLSLTINAGETLALVGPSGAGKSTVYDLLLRFYDPAEGCILLDGVPLTQLDPLDLRRCFALVSQTPALFFGSIEENIRYGHPTATSAQVQEAAKIAYAHEFIEQMPNGYQTHLGDAGLGLSGGQRQRLAIARALLVDAPILLLDEATSALDAQSEHLIQQALPSLMKNRTTLVIAHRLATVKNADRIAVMDQGKLVAVGTHQELIASNALYARLAALQFSDGRHAPTDQVTD
- a CDS encoding transglycosylase SLT domain-containing protein, whose translation is MRSRLFSLFSCLLLTAAAVQSAQAVDLSTQRQYYDEAKRALAKGDSGPYFRYSQALSDYPLTPYLAYDELTARLKTADNTEIENFLAEHGDLPQANWMKLRWLRWLAERGDWATFVKYYDPKLNFTELDCLNAQYLISHNRKVEGYANAEKLWLSGKTQPEACDAVFGMWAADGQLTEQKRWERTKLAAHVRNYPLANSLINGLTTLAPRGRLLVEVAQKPELLDQPSRFIPADEPMSDIVSLGLRRLARQDPDKAMALLDGYASSMHFSRDEKVAIAREIGLTLARRFDSRALDVMTKYDPELRDNTVSEWRLRLLLRLARWDDAYQLTRRLPQDLATTNRWRYWQARSLELAQPQNPQAQTLYKGLARERDFYGFLAADRSQSPYSLINKPLVLSQALINKVRNTPGVRRALEFHARGQIVDGRREWYHVSRHFSRDEMVAQAKLAYDLKWYFPAIRTISQAQYWDDLDIRFPMAHRDTLVREAKVRGLHSSWVFAITRQESAFMDDARSGVGASGLMQLMPGTAKETARKFSIPLASPQQVLDPDKNIQLGAAYLSQVHSQFNGNRVLASAAYNAGPGRVRQWLRGADHLSFDVWVESIPFDETRQYVQNVLSYSVIYGQKLNSPQPLVDWHERYFDDQ